In one window of Candidatus Sulfuricurvum sp. RIFRC-1 DNA:
- a CDS encoding peptidylprolyl isomerase, whose amino-acid sequence MAIENNQIVSIEYEVRDGGNVVDSNVGGHPLTFMFGKGQIIPGLEAGIANMNMGDKGDVLVKAADAYGDYNEEAQQELPREQFAGIDLNVGMTLYGQGEDGGTVQVMVKEIKDDIVIIDFNHPLAGKDLVFTVTISSVRDASAEEAMSGIPAENKVDESGCCGSGGNHGCGCH is encoded by the coding sequence ATGGCAATCGAAAACAATCAAATCGTATCGATCGAATACGAAGTACGTGATGGCGGAAACGTCGTAGACAGCAATGTTGGCGGGCATCCGTTGACGTTTATGTTCGGAAAAGGACAAATCATTCCTGGTCTTGAAGCAGGGATTGCTAATATGAACATGGGTGATAAAGGTGATGTTCTTGTAAAAGCTGCTGATGCATATGGCGATTACAATGAAGAGGCACAACAAGAACTTCCACGTGAACAATTTGCAGGGATCGATTTGAATGTCGGTATGACATTGTACGGTCAAGGTGAAGATGGCGGAACCGTTCAAGTTATGGTTAAAGAGATCAAGGATGATATTGTAATCATCGATTTTAATCACCCGCTTGCAGGGAAAGATTTGGTATTTACGGTAACCATCAGCAGTGTTCGTGATGCATCGGCTGAAGAAGCGATGAGCGGAATTCCTGCTGAGAACAAAGTGGATGAGAGCGGATGTTGTGGAAGCGGCGGTAATCACGGCTGTGGATGTCACTAA
- a CDS encoding MotA/TolQ/ExbB proton channel family protein — MFQTFADFYDKSHPVTLIVLLVLSFYFIAVNWVFFYRFFSLNQWIGTENQSLESLLLGSKQIPDYAYLSHFIKSSSRLSVSLFDMASYAATKESTKGLMFLSVVASTTPFIGLFGTVVSILDTFDHIGQASGTMSIIASGVSDALVATASGIFVAIFAYTYHQILKRKAFELSGLIRMQGDALLSKEV; from the coding sequence ATGTTTCAGACATTTGCCGATTTTTATGACAAAAGCCATCCGGTAACACTCATTGTGTTACTGGTTCTCTCTTTCTACTTTATTGCCGTTAATTGGGTCTTTTTTTACCGTTTCTTTTCACTAAATCAATGGATTGGTACTGAAAATCAATCGCTTGAGTCCTTGTTATTAGGGTCTAAGCAGATTCCAGACTATGCCTATTTAAGCCATTTTATTAAATCTTCATCCCGTCTTTCTGTTTCACTGTTTGATATGGCTTCTTACGCTGCTACCAAAGAGTCGACAAAAGGGTTGATGTTTCTTTCCGTTGTTGCATCAACTACCCCGTTTATAGGCCTTTTTGGTACGGTTGTTTCTATCTTGGATACGTTTGATCATATCGGTCAGGCCAGTGGGACGATGAGCATTATAGCTTCGGGTGTATCGGATGCTCTTGTCGCAACGGCGTCAGGTATCTTTGTCGCAATATTCGCTTATACCTATCATCAAATTCTTAAACGTAAAGCGTTTGAATTATCAGGTCTGATTCGTATGCAAGGCGATGCACTCCTTTCAAAAGAAGTGTAA
- the fabD gene encoding ACP S-malonyltransferase → MSKKIAMIFPGQGSQTIGMGKSFYENSPLAREMFEKAGERIGVDFTQLLFETNEQLDKTEYTQPAILLISMIAYKLFQETHPTTAVMFLGHSLGEFSALCASGAIDYVDAVELVHKRGKLMSQACESINAGMMAILGLDDAVVEELCIKAESEGKRVWPANYNQAGQLVVAGIKEDLQAMESVFKEAGAKRALLLNMSIASHCPLLESAMDPLGEAMEAMVNDSFSAPIVSNASMERYATKEDAIKWLKVQLIQPVKYKQSIEAISGEIEMMIEFGNGAVLKGLNKRNAPDVETVGISDMESLAKVCEALS, encoded by the coding sequence ATGTCCAAAAAAATCGCGATGATTTTCCCGGGTCAGGGATCCCAAACTATTGGTATGGGTAAATCATTTTATGAAAATTCTCCATTAGCGCGTGAGATGTTTGAAAAAGCGGGTGAGCGTATCGGTGTTGATTTTACCCAACTTTTGTTTGAAACAAATGAACAGCTTGATAAAACCGAGTATACACAACCTGCGATTTTATTGATTTCAATGATTGCGTATAAACTCTTTCAAGAGACTCATCCAACAACGGCAGTGATGTTTTTGGGTCACTCTTTGGGTGAATTCAGTGCTCTATGCGCATCGGGCGCAATTGATTATGTTGATGCGGTAGAATTAGTACACAAGCGCGGGAAACTTATGAGCCAAGCGTGCGAGAGTATCAATGCGGGAATGATGGCGATTTTAGGTTTGGATGATGCGGTTGTTGAAGAACTTTGTATCAAGGCCGAGAGTGAAGGCAAACGAGTTTGGCCGGCTAACTATAACCAAGCGGGTCAGCTCGTCGTAGCGGGAATCAAAGAAGATCTTCAAGCGATGGAGAGTGTATTCAAAGAAGCGGGAGCGAAGAGAGCATTGCTTTTGAATATGTCAATCGCTAGCCATTGTCCACTTCTTGAGTCTGCGATGGATCCGCTAGGCGAAGCGATGGAAGCGATGGTTAATGATTCTTTTAGTGCTCCGATCGTCTCAAATGCTTCGATGGAGCGTTATGCAACCAAAGAAGATGCAATAAAATGGCTCAAAGTTCAGTTGATTCAGCCGGTTAAATACAAACAATCGATTGAAGCTATCAGTGGTGAAATTGAGATGATGATTGAATTTGGAAACGGTGCAGTTCTCAAAGGGCTGAATAAGCGTAATGCTCCTGATGTTGAGACCGTGGGGATTTCGGATATGGAATCACTTGCAAAGGTATGTGAAGCCCTCTCATGA
- the atpC gene encoding ATP synthase F1 subunit epsilon — METLLLEVLTPSGPIYNGPAKSVTLPGEEGEFGVLPEHVSLTTLLQAGVIDIQKENGKTESIVVNWGVVQITQNKVVVLVDGAVAIRGDNEGDIAKALDEAKSLISSVGDSNAMIASVSARIESAAHHLV; from the coding sequence ATGGAAACACTCCTCTTAGAAGTGCTAACCCCAAGCGGTCCGATTTATAACGGGCCGGCTAAAAGCGTCACCCTTCCGGGTGAAGAGGGAGAATTTGGTGTTCTCCCTGAACACGTCTCTTTGACTACATTGCTCCAAGCTGGAGTAATAGATATTCAAAAAGAGAACGGTAAAACAGAATCAATCGTCGTGAATTGGGGTGTAGTCCAAATCACCCAAAACAAAGTAGTTGTTTTGGTAGACGGTGCGGTTGCTATTCGTGGAGATAATGAAGGAGATATCGCTAAGGCACTTGATGAAGCGAAATCTTTGATCAGCAGTGTTGGCGATTCCAATGCTATGATCGCATCAGTATCCGCACGTATCGAATCTGCGGCACATCATTTAGTCTAA
- a CDS encoding nitrilase-related carbon-nitrogen hydrolase, with the protein MKLALIQSSPKLNRSNLSDVLGLIEANSDADVVIFPELSLSGYLLQDKLYEDAWKIEELSTLAEASIACDIAIGAALWDEGKVYNSALYFSQGKLVHIHHKNHLPTYGMFEEGRYFIAGDTIEPFETPYGNAIMVICEDLWRAETITAIAASDAEIVYVLSASPARGFEENALVIESQWDALLKATALLSHNYVVFVNRVGFEDGLGFWGGSRVITPMGLCEHVLERFETQSVVVELNHSLQKLGRYLSRNS; encoded by the coding sequence ATGAAGCTAGCATTGATTCAATCTTCACCAAAACTCAATCGTTCCAACCTCAGTGATGTTTTAGGGCTGATTGAAGCGAATTCAGATGCGGATGTTGTCATTTTCCCTGAACTCTCTCTCAGCGGGTATCTGCTGCAGGATAAGCTTTATGAAGATGCATGGAAGATTGAAGAGTTATCCACTCTCGCAGAGGCCAGTATTGCGTGTGATATTGCGATCGGTGCCGCATTGTGGGATGAGGGAAAAGTGTATAACAGTGCCTTGTACTTTTCACAAGGAAAATTAGTCCACATCCATCACAAAAATCACCTTCCGACGTACGGAATGTTTGAAGAGGGGCGTTATTTCATTGCCGGTGATACGATAGAACCGTTTGAAACTCCATACGGAAATGCTATCATGGTTATTTGCGAGGATTTATGGCGTGCAGAGACGATAACTGCGATTGCGGCAAGTGATGCTGAAATAGTTTACGTCCTTTCTGCTTCGCCTGCACGGGGGTTTGAAGAAAATGCGTTGGTGATTGAATCCCAATGGGATGCTCTTTTAAAGGCTACGGCATTGCTAAGCCATAACTATGTTGTTTTTGTCAACCGTGTAGGATTTGAAGATGGTCTTGGATTTTGGGGTGGTAGCCGGGTGATTACCCCAATGGGACTATGTGAGCATGTATTGGAGAGGTTTGAAACTCAAAGTGTAGTGGTTGAACTGAACCATTCCCTTCAAAAACTGGGACGTTACCTGTCTCGTAATTCATAA
- a CDS encoding TonB C-terminal domain-containing protein, which translates to MGSNQERYFFLSGLISFSLFIALVVLAGYSLLLTPKIEQFAMMQSNVINVSIAISETKATEQSDPEPSVTPTEPEVAQEPNEVVKSEPIPEISDLFSQVKTEKSPKKREDDSKRRDDLNALEKELLEKKETPRFSDKVNKVTLAKPFVKVIPQGGSTGPLVNEYHAKIQGLVYTYFRPPSGSAGEVARVRMSISASGKLISYRILSYSRNSSFNSEIDWLKERLNSIHFPEHPDGKDAVLEFILTAKE; encoded by the coding sequence ATGGGTTCGAATCAAGAACGCTACTTTTTTTTGAGCGGGTTAATCTCATTTTCTCTTTTCATCGCTCTAGTCGTTTTAGCAGGGTATTCTCTTCTCCTCACCCCTAAAATCGAACAGTTTGCTATGATGCAAAGTAATGTGATCAATGTTTCTATTGCAATTTCCGAGACAAAAGCTACGGAACAAAGTGATCCTGAACCCTCCGTGACCCCTACAGAACCTGAAGTTGCTCAAGAACCAAATGAGGTTGTAAAATCCGAACCCATACCTGAAATATCCGATCTTTTTTCTCAGGTCAAAACTGAAAAGTCTCCTAAAAAAAGGGAGGATGATAGTAAGCGCCGAGATGATTTGAATGCATTGGAAAAAGAGCTTTTAGAAAAAAAAGAGACGCCCCGTTTTTCGGATAAAGTGAATAAAGTTACCCTTGCTAAACCTTTTGTAAAAGTGATTCCGCAAGGGGGATCGACGGGGCCGCTCGTTAACGAATACCATGCTAAGATTCAAGGTTTGGTTTATACCTATTTTCGTCCACCCTCAGGGAGTGCAGGTGAAGTGGCACGGGTACGCATGAGTATCAGTGCATCGGGGAAACTGATCTCTTACCGTATTCTCAGTTATTCAAGAAACAGTTCTTTTAACAGTGAAATTGATTGGCTGAAAGAGCGCCTTAATTCGATCCATTTTCCCGAACATCCAGATGGCAAAGATGCAGTATTGGAATTTATTTTAACGGCTAAGGAGTAG
- the atpG gene encoding ATP synthase F1 subunit gamma yields MANLKEIQRQIKSVSNTQKTTRAMKLVSTAKLRRAEELAKRSRLFAQKTNQVIAEIAGRIKCNKVGGIENRCFIENDAPEMIDIIFVTADKGLCGGFNMQTIKAVKRLMSEYKNKKVKIRLRGIGKKGIEFFNYNEVEMLDAVKNLSSAPDMQRSSEFMTRSINDFKEGKIDAVYLVYNGYKNVITQELHVNRVLPVNVESYDCEKAQNTMLELEAQDEEKMLDSLVTKYAEYNMYYALIDSVAAEHSARMQAMDAATNNAKEMVNSLKVKFNKARQESITTELIEIISGVESMK; encoded by the coding sequence ATGGCTAACTTGAAAGAGATTCAAAGACAGATCAAAAGTGTTTCGAACACGCAAAAAACTACGCGTGCAATGAAGCTTGTTTCAACGGCGAAACTTCGCCGTGCGGAAGAGCTTGCGAAACGCTCACGTCTGTTTGCACAAAAAACGAATCAAGTGATAGCTGAAATCGCAGGACGTATTAAATGCAATAAAGTGGGCGGGATTGAAAACCGCTGCTTCATTGAGAATGATGCACCTGAAATGATCGACATTATTTTTGTAACAGCGGACAAAGGGCTCTGCGGCGGTTTCAACATGCAAACCATCAAAGCGGTTAAACGTCTAATGAGTGAATACAAAAATAAAAAAGTCAAAATCCGCCTTCGCGGTATCGGGAAAAAAGGGATTGAGTTTTTCAATTATAATGAAGTAGAGATGCTTGATGCAGTGAAAAACTTGAGTTCTGCTCCTGATATGCAACGCTCCAGCGAGTTTATGACGAGATCAATTAATGATTTCAAAGAGGGTAAAATTGATGCGGTTTATCTTGTGTACAACGGATATAAAAACGTCATTACCCAAGAGTTGCATGTTAATCGTGTATTGCCGGTCAATGTAGAGAGTTACGATTGTGAAAAAGCTCAAAACACTATGTTAGAGCTTGAAGCACAAGATGAAGAGAAAATGCTTGATTCATTAGTAACAAAATACGCTGAATACAATATGTATTATGCTCTGATCGATTCTGTTGCGGCAGAGCACAGTGCACGTATGCAGGCAATGGATGCTGCAACCAACAACGCTAAAGAGATGGTTAACTCGTTGAAAGTCAAGTTTAACAAAGCGAGACAAGAATCGATTACAACCGAACTTATCGAGATTATCAGCGGCGTCGAGTCGATGAAATAA
- the tolB gene encoding Tol-Pal system protein TolB — MKIIFFWLCLIQLLWGADATIEVVKGVARLTPLAIEDSSPQSTEMSQKFSQMLAADMNVVSMFSVDESYAMAGFDATSPAPAHKEARYLLRYRLVNDGMGGVKADVKLLQDGNTLFLKSYILKQSEMLVFLSHSVAYDINAKIGGSPIDWIKRKVLFVRLTSPRHSEIVASDYTLSYQKVILKGGIYGFAKWANREQSDLYYTSLSDFKPTIYKMNLLSGKKEKVISSDGMAVCSDVSEDSTRLLLTLAPTGQPDIYQYDLNSNTKTRITDYSGIDVNGQFMGDGSIAFVSNRFGYPNVFSTRINSNAVSQLVYQGKNNSSLSSYKNFLVYKARESTSGYGGNAFNLHLLSLNSGNIKRLTASGENDYPRFSPDGEAILYIKQEGSRSSIGLIRFGINKSFAFPLKIGRIQSIDW, encoded by the coding sequence TTGAAAATTATCTTTTTTTGGTTATGTTTGATTCAACTTTTATGGGGTGCGGATGCGACCATAGAAGTGGTTAAAGGGGTAGCGAGATTAACACCGTTAGCCATTGAAGACTCATCGCCCCAAAGCACGGAGATGTCTCAAAAATTCTCACAAATGTTAGCGGCAGATATGAATGTCGTTTCGATGTTTAGTGTCGATGAGAGCTATGCTATGGCTGGATTTGATGCAACTTCCCCTGCACCTGCGCATAAAGAGGCTCGTTATCTTTTGCGTTATCGTTTAGTCAATGATGGAATGGGCGGAGTAAAAGCGGATGTAAAACTTCTTCAAGACGGCAATACTCTTTTTCTGAAAAGCTATATTTTGAAACAAAGTGAAATGCTGGTTTTTCTCTCTCACTCCGTAGCGTATGATATTAATGCCAAAATCGGAGGATCCCCGATTGATTGGATTAAACGAAAAGTTTTATTTGTCCGTTTAACCAGTCCAAGACACTCTGAAATTGTCGCTTCAGACTATACCCTTTCGTATCAAAAAGTGATTTTAAAAGGGGGGATATATGGATTTGCAAAATGGGCTAATCGTGAGCAGAGTGATTTGTACTACACTTCACTTTCCGATTTTAAACCGACAATTTATAAGATGAATCTTTTGAGCGGAAAAAAAGAGAAAGTGATCAGCTCAGATGGGATGGCGGTATGTTCCGATGTCAGCGAAGACAGCACCCGTCTTTTGCTCACATTGGCCCCTACGGGGCAGCCTGATATTTATCAGTACGATTTGAATTCTAATACTAAAACACGTATAACCGATTATTCCGGGATCGATGTAAACGGCCAGTTTATGGGAGATGGTTCCATCGCTTTTGTTTCGAATCGTTTTGGCTACCCCAATGTTTTTTCAACGCGCATTAACAGTAATGCTGTTTCGCAACTTGTGTATCAAGGTAAAAATAACTCATCCCTCAGTTCATATAAAAATTTCTTGGTCTATAAAGCACGTGAAAGTACTTCCGGATACGGTGGAAATGCTTTTAACTTGCATTTACTCTCCTTAAATTCTGGGAATATAAAACGCTTAACGGCCAGTGGAGAGAATGATTATCCACGATTTTCTCCTGATGGAGAAGCGATTTTGTATATTAAACAAGAGGGATCGCGCAGTTCTATCGGTCTTATCCGTTTCGGGATTAATAAAAGCTTTGCATTTCCCCTCAAAATAGGGAGAATTCAATCGATAGACTGGTAA
- the atpD gene encoding F0F1 ATP synthase subunit beta yields MIGKIAQVIGPVVDVDFEGYLPAINDAIEVNVSVEGNTTRLILEVASHLGNGRVRTIAMDMSEGLVRGMAARATGAPIKVPVGEKVLGRIFNVIGETIDGGDQVTDCDTWSIHRDPPPLVDQSTKTEMFETGIKVVDLLAPYAKGGKVGLFGGAGVGKTVIIMELIHNVAHGHDGLSVFAGVGERTREGNDLYHEMKESSVLDKVALCYGQMSEPPGARNRIALTGLTMAEYFRDEKGLDVLMFIDNIFRFAQSGSEMSALLGRIPSAVGYQPTLAREMGALQDRITSTKKGSITSVQAVYVPADDLTDPAPASVFAHLDATTVLNRKIAEKGIYPAVDPLDSTSRLLDPQIIGEEHYGVARGVQKTLQKYKDLQDIIAILGMDELSEDDKSTVERARKIEKFLSQPFFVAEVFTGSPGKYVSLENTIKGFKGILEGEFDHMPEGAFYMVGDMNEAIEKAAKMKSK; encoded by the coding sequence ATGATTGGTAAAATTGCTCAAGTAATTGGTCCGGTTGTTGACGTTGATTTTGAAGGGTATTTACCTGCAATCAATGATGCAATCGAAGTAAATGTAAGTGTAGAAGGGAATACGACTCGTCTTATTCTTGAAGTAGCATCTCACCTTGGAAACGGTCGTGTACGTACGATCGCTATGGATATGTCAGAAGGTCTTGTTCGCGGAATGGCGGCTCGTGCAACTGGTGCTCCGATCAAAGTTCCGGTTGGAGAAAAAGTTCTCGGACGTATCTTCAACGTAATCGGTGAAACTATCGATGGCGGCGATCAAGTAACAGATTGTGATACATGGTCAATTCACCGTGATCCTCCACCACTTGTTGACCAAAGTACAAAAACTGAGATGTTCGAAACGGGTATCAAAGTTGTTGACCTTTTGGCTCCATACGCTAAGGGTGGTAAAGTTGGTCTTTTCGGTGGTGCCGGTGTCGGTAAAACCGTTATTATCATGGAACTTATCCATAACGTCGCACACGGGCATGACGGTCTATCTGTTTTCGCCGGTGTCGGTGAGCGTACTCGTGAGGGGAATGACCTTTACCACGAGATGAAAGAATCAAGCGTTTTGGACAAAGTAGCACTGTGCTACGGTCAAATGTCTGAACCGCCGGGAGCACGTAACCGTATCGCTCTTACAGGTCTTACTATGGCGGAGTACTTCCGTGATGAAAAAGGACTTGACGTATTGATGTTTATCGATAACATCTTCCGTTTTGCACAATCGGGTTCTGAGATGTCAGCACTTCTTGGACGTATCCCATCAGCCGTTGGTTACCAACCGACATTGGCTCGTGAAATGGGTGCTCTCCAAGACCGTATTACATCAACCAAAAAAGGTTCAATCACTTCGGTTCAAGCGGTATACGTACCTGCGGATGACTTGACTGACCCGGCTCCGGCTTCGGTATTTGCTCACCTTGATGCGACTACGGTTCTTAACCGTAAAATCGCTGAAAAAGGGATCTATCCTGCGGTTGACCCATTGGATTCAACCTCTCGTTTGCTTGATCCGCAAATCATCGGTGAAGAGCACTACGGTGTTGCTCGCGGTGTTCAAAAAACATTGCAAAAATACAAAGACTTGCAAGATATCATTGCAATTCTCGGTATGGATGAGCTTTCAGAAGATGATAAATCAACTGTTGAGCGCGCACGTAAAATCGAGAAATTCCTTTCTCAACCGTTCTTCGTTGCGGAAGTATTTACCGGTTCTCCAGGAAAATACGTTTCACTTGAAAACACTATCAAAGGGTTCAAAGGAATTCTTGAGGGTGAATTCGACCATATGCCAGAAGGCGCGTTCTACATGGTTGGTGATATGAATGAGGCGATTGAAAAAGCTGCTAAAATGAAAAGCAAGTAA
- a CDS encoding tetratricopeptide repeat protein — MRSLVTFSFLFSILASASEPSVFGAGDLNSPNPYGLTHEEKLILENKKELQTVIQKNNAQSAKVESVTERLDGMQGIIEGLAQRSNEQALMLQKIQEKATAESNNSVSMEDLGKQISANTENIAQFKTLLEELSLLVDGINSNYVTKDQFAALIKQLKVSVPSSEKSATPAKMDNSAIEKEANKLFSQRKYSEAQIYFEQMVQKKHKSAEALFMIGETHFERKNYKEAVATYKESASRNEKAGYMPTLLLHSGLSMEKIGDSTTAKAFYQATISKYSGSGAAKEAQEQLSKLK; from the coding sequence ATGCGTTCGTTAGTAACTTTCTCCTTTTTATTCTCTATTCTTGCCTCAGCCTCGGAGCCTTCGGTCTTCGGTGCGGGTGATCTGAATTCCCCCAATCCTTACGGTCTTACCCATGAAGAAAAGCTGATTCTTGAAAATAAAAAAGAGCTCCAGACGGTTATTCAAAAAAATAATGCCCAAAGTGCCAAAGTTGAGAGTGTGACTGAACGTTTAGACGGTATGCAAGGGATTATCGAGGGGCTTGCTCAGAGATCGAATGAACAAGCGTTAATGCTTCAAAAGATCCAAGAGAAAGCAACCGCAGAGAGCAATAACAGTGTGAGTATGGAAGATCTCGGCAAACAAATTTCCGCCAATACGGAAAATATTGCCCAGTTCAAAACCCTTCTCGAAGAACTCTCTTTACTCGTGGATGGAATCAACAGCAATTACGTAACAAAAGATCAGTTCGCCGCGTTGATTAAACAGCTCAAAGTCAGTGTTCCTAGCAGTGAGAAATCTGCAACTCCGGCAAAAATGGATAATAGTGCGATTGAGAAAGAGGCGAATAAACTTTTTTCTCAAAGAAAATACAGTGAAGCACAAATCTATTTTGAACAGATGGTTCAAAAAAAGCACAAGTCAGCCGAAGCGTTGTTTATGATCGGTGAGACACATTTTGAGCGTAAAAACTACAAAGAAGCGGTAGCTACTTATAAAGAGTCTGCTTCTCGTAACGAAAAAGCAGGATATATGCCTACCCTTTTGCTCCACTCTGGTTTATCGATGGAAAAAATAGGGGATAGCACAACCGCAAAAGCATTTTATCAGGCGACTATCTCTAAATATAGCGGCAGCGGAGCAGCAAAAGAAGCACAAGAGCAATTATCTAAGTTGAAATAA
- a CDS encoding biopolymer transporter ExbD, with the protein MFDWDEKPELNITPLVDVMLVLLAILMVISPNIVYEELIRLPKGSAQKEITEKKEIEIIISDERKINIGQDQFQLETFADNFIRLAPSYPADSTVRISADGRLNYSEVMNVLAVVKKAGFQNVSLVTAP; encoded by the coding sequence GTGTTTGATTGGGATGAAAAACCGGAACTGAACATTACTCCGCTAGTGGATGTAATGCTCGTTTTGCTGGCCATTTTAATGGTTATTTCTCCCAATATTGTTTATGAAGAGTTGATCCGTCTCCCGAAAGGTTCTGCTCAAAAAGAGATCACAGAAAAAAAAGAGATTGAAATTATAATTTCTGATGAGCGAAAAATCAACATTGGTCAAGATCAATTTCAACTTGAAACTTTTGCCGATAATTTTATCCGTTTGGCTCCTTCTTACCCAGCTGATTCTACGGTACGTATTAGTGCTGACGGACGTTTGAATTACAGTGAAGTTATGAATGTTTTAGCCGTCGTTAAAAAAGCCGGTTTTCAAAATGTCTCTCTTGTCACTGCACCATAA
- a CDS encoding OmpA family protein, whose translation MMKNIAFLSATVAMLVLSGCSTKEPAIDATASTAGSSVGTGVNPNATTSTDSNAVIAPITNANANDTAAANGTNGSDAQLVSILFDYDKFDIREDMQAAMTKNTLLVKEKTIKLEGNCDEFGSDEYNFALGLKRANAVKTALVNSGANADSISMVSFGESNPVCLEKTQECWAKNRRVDFKLP comes from the coding sequence ATGATGAAAAACATAGCTTTTTTAAGCGCAACAGTAGCGATGCTCGTTTTGAGCGGATGTAGTACAAAAGAGCCTGCAATTGATGCAACAGCATCTACTGCCGGAAGTTCAGTAGGAACAGGTGTAAATCCTAATGCTACGACATCAACCGATTCCAATGCTGTAATCGCTCCGATTACGAATGCAAATGCGAATGATACAGCAGCGGCAAACGGTACCAATGGCTCAGATGCTCAATTGGTGAGTATTTTGTTTGATTATGATAAATTTGATATTCGTGAAGACATGCAAGCAGCAATGACGAAAAACACCTTGTTGGTTAAAGAAAAAACGATTAAACTCGAAGGTAATTGTGACGAATTCGGTAGTGATGAGTACAATTTTGCCCTTGGTCTTAAGCGTGCAAATGCGGTTAAAACAGCTTTGGTAAACAGTGGCGCAAATGCAGATTCTATCAGCATGGTCAGTTTTGGCGAAAGCAATCCCGTTTGTTTGGAAAAAACACAAGAGTGCTGGGCTAAAAATCGTCGTGTAGACTTTAAACTTCCATAA
- a CDS encoding helix-turn-helix domain-containing protein, giving the protein MRADVVEAAVITAVDVTNFLTASSASIEAFKTANLLKGLGVNAIILGERGTGKLTLARYILPHAPIIDASHFDELLDAIESHSDVIIHRLDNVANLKRLIETIQKTRTRVIATGGGRYSQDQLDEIFTIRLALPPLSERNEDVTVLIDAFVKEARDTLGKSEPFDLEGFVPDLSENAISLRRQVYLHYLFDSINENDLMEIMEHYLEVKLGSNNDYRAFLHLYEVPLIRAGIKRFKSQLQLAERLGLNRNTLRKKIADHAEYNLETKEH; this is encoded by the coding sequence ATGAGAGCGGATGTTGTGGAAGCGGCGGTAATCACGGCTGTGGATGTCACTAATTTTTTAACCGCTTCAAGCGCTTCTATCGAAGCGTTTAAAACCGCTAATTTACTCAAAGGTTTAGGGGTAAATGCTATTATTTTAGGAGAGCGCGGAACGGGTAAACTTACCCTAGCGCGCTATATCCTTCCTCATGCGCCCATCATTGATGCCAGTCATTTTGATGAACTTCTGGATGCGATTGAATCTCATAGTGATGTTATTATTCATCGTCTTGATAATGTTGCAAATCTCAAACGTCTTATTGAAACCATCCAAAAAACACGTACCCGTGTAATTGCTACCGGCGGTGGACGTTATTCCCAAGATCAGCTGGATGAGATTTTTACCATTCGCCTTGCATTACCCCCTTTAAGTGAACGTAATGAAGATGTCACGGTATTGATTGATGCTTTTGTTAAAGAGGCGAGAGATACTCTCGGAAAATCTGAGCCATTTGATCTTGAAGGCTTTGTCCCGGATCTAAGCGAAAATGCCATATCGCTGCGACGTCAGGTCTATCTGCATTATCTGTTTGACAGTATCAATGAGAATGATTTGATGGAAATTATGGAACATTATTTAGAAGTAAAGCTCGGAAGCAACAATGATTATCGAGCTTTTTTGCATCTGTATGAAGTTCCGCTTATCCGTGCAGGTATCAAGCGGTTTAAATCTCAGTTGCAATTAGCTGAGCGGCTTGGACTGAACCGTAATACATTACGGAAAAAAATTGCAGATCATGCAGAGTATAATTTAGAAACCAAGGAGCATTAA